A genome region from Christensenella minuta includes the following:
- the ybaK gene encoding Cys-tRNA(Pro) deacylase — MGNVKTNAMRMLDRAGIPYKTHSYEAGDGPVDGVTAAEKLGIPPEKVYKTLVTQGADRQYFVFVIPVERELDLKKAARAVGEKNVEMVRVKDLNQVTGYIRGGCSPIGMKKAYGTVVDGSCGALREMLVSAGKIGQQIELAPKDLIAAVHAQTADLVRE, encoded by the coding sequence ATGGGCAACGTAAAGACAAACGCAATGCGCATGCTGGACCGCGCGGGGATTCCGTATAAAACGCATTCCTACGAGGCGGGGGACGGGCCTGTAGACGGCGTAACTGCCGCGGAAAAGCTGGGGATCCCGCCGGAAAAGGTTTATAAAACGCTGGTGACGCAGGGCGCGGACCGGCAGTATTTCGTATTCGTGATCCCGGTGGAGCGCGAGCTTGACCTTAAGAAGGCTGCGCGCGCCGTCGGAGAAAAAAATGTGGAGATGGTCCGCGTCAAGGATTTGAACCAGGTGACGGGCTATATCCGCGGCGGCTGCTCGCCGATCGGAATGAAAAAGGCGTATGGCACGGTCGTTGACGGCTCGTGCGGCGCGCTCCGGGAAATGCTGGTGAGCGCGGGAAAGATCGGGCAGCAGATAGAGCTTGCCCCAAAGGACCTGATCGCCGCGGTGCACGCACAGACGGCCGACCTTGTACGGGAATAA
- a CDS encoding arsenate reductase family protein, with translation MLLVCYPKCSTCKKAEAWLEEHGLCYEYRDIKTQRPTETELREWHTKSGLPLKRFFNTSGLLYKSMNLKEKLPSMTEDEQFALLATDGMLVKRPVLIGPHGVLVGFREEEWEALL, from the coding sequence ATGTTACTGGTTTGTTACCCCAAATGCAGCACTTGCAAAAAGGCGGAGGCATGGCTGGAAGAGCACGGTCTTTGTTATGAGTACCGCGATATCAAGACGCAGCGTCCTACCGAGACGGAGCTGCGCGAATGGCACACAAAAAGCGGCCTGCCCTTAAAACGCTTCTTCAATACCAGCGGCCTGCTTTACAAAAGCATGAACCTGAAAGAAAAGCTGCCGTCCATGACGGAAGACGAGCAGTTCGCGCTGCTCGCCACAGACGGCATGCTCGTGAAGCGGCCGGTCCTGATCGGTCCGCACGGCGTGCTCGTCGGTTTCCGCGAAGAAGAATGGGAAGCGCTGCTGTGA
- a CDS encoding sugar ABC transporter ATP-binding protein produces the protein MNETILRMESIVKSFPGVKALQDVDFELRAGEVHALLGENGAGKSTLMKCLSGVYPADSGKITLFGEKIAINTVNDAMDHGISMIHQEFALSEQLSVADNIFMGREPVGKFGLTDRKALYTKAQELIDKVGGNISAYSLVGMISTAQKQMVEIAKALSMNVKIIIMDEPTAVLSNREVDALFHLIGTLKAEGISIVYISHRMEEIFRICDRITVLRDGAKIDTLEAKKTTNEQLINMMVGRKLEEYYTRTEHEIGGTLMEVCNITRLDEKVRNASFELRKGEIIGFAGLVGSGRTELMKVIFGIDKAAAGQIKINHRDVRIKHVRDAMKLGIGFVSEDRKLEGLFLERDVEFNITIGVLDKFLSAFNLNRQKEDEIAGKYVDMLSIKASSIQQKTLNLSGGNQQKVVLSKWLAISPDILILDEPTRGVDVGAKAEIYALIDQLVQSGVSIIMVSSEMPELINMSDRIYVMCNGEIKACLDKDELEQNTILKYALGV, from the coding sequence ATGAATGAAACGATTTTGCGGATGGAATCCATCGTAAAAAGCTTTCCCGGTGTAAAAGCGCTGCAAGATGTAGATTTTGAATTGCGGGCAGGCGAGGTGCACGCATTGCTGGGCGAAAACGGGGCCGGAAAGTCCACGCTGATGAAATGCCTGAGCGGAGTGTACCCGGCAGACAGCGGAAAGATCACTCTGTTTGGAGAAAAAATCGCAATCAACACAGTAAACGACGCTATGGATCATGGAATCAGTATGATTCACCAGGAATTTGCCCTAAGCGAACAGCTCTCCGTGGCAGACAACATCTTTATGGGCAGGGAACCGGTTGGCAAATTTGGCCTCACCGACCGCAAGGCGCTCTATACGAAGGCCCAGGAATTGATTGATAAAGTAGGCGGCAACATCAGCGCCTATTCCCTGGTCGGCATGATCTCCACGGCGCAGAAGCAAATGGTGGAAATTGCAAAAGCGCTCAGCATGAATGTGAAGATTATTATCATGGACGAACCGACGGCGGTGCTTTCCAACCGGGAGGTGGATGCGCTGTTCCATCTGATAGGGACGCTGAAGGCCGAAGGAATTTCAATCGTATATATATCGCACCGGATGGAGGAAATTTTCCGTATTTGCGACAGGATCACAGTGCTGCGCGACGGGGCGAAGATAGACACCCTGGAGGCGAAGAAAACGACCAACGAACAGCTTATCAACATGATGGTCGGCAGAAAGCTGGAAGAATACTATACGCGCACCGAACACGAGATCGGCGGCACCCTGATGGAAGTGTGCAATATAACACGGTTGGACGAAAAGGTTAGAAACGCAAGCTTTGAACTGCGCAAAGGAGAAATCATTGGCTTTGCCGGACTCGTCGGCTCGGGCCGGACCGAGCTTATGAAGGTCATTTTTGGGATAGACAAAGCGGCCGCAGGCCAAATCAAAATCAATCATCGGGACGTCAGGATAAAACATGTCCGGGATGCGATGAAGCTGGGGATTGGCTTTGTTTCCGAAGACCGAAAGCTGGAAGGGCTCTTCCTCGAGCGGGACGTCGAGTTCAATATCACAATCGGCGTTTTGGATAAATTCTTATCGGCCTTCAATCTGAACCGGCAAAAGGAAGACGAAATAGCCGGGAAATATGTCGATATGCTTTCTATAAAGGCATCCTCTATACAGCAAAAGACGCTGAACCTGTCAGGGGGAAACCAGCAGAAAGTCGTATTGTCAAAATGGCTTGCGATCTCGCCCGATATCCTGATCCTCGACGAGCCGACGCGCGGCGTGGACGTAGGGGCAAAGGCGGAAATTTATGCGCTGATCGATCAGTTGGTGCAAAGCGGAGTCAGCATCATCATGGTTTCATCCGAAATGCCCGAGCTCATCAATATGAGCGACCGCATTTATGTGATGTGCAATGGAGAAATAAAAGCGTGCCTTGATAAAGATGAACTGGAACAAAATACCATACTGAAATATGCTTTGGGGGTATGA
- a CDS encoding AraC family transcriptional regulator, whose product MSKEGLVKNEYGVTRKMPPPVPPHQKDDVVIWAYDGDNISGIPRERDFFVFQYIYKGYVYENINGRLLLLQEGDTFLAQPNVRHCVSRQKLSPVAGDTCVVYFAIKKELCLQSYLSYIPEDTDMLHFFINPLGSGNIGQYMVVKGKKNVDIRRIIENILLEYTRMDRFYTRVLDGLFVTLISLLARNCTICSVHMQRNNVISPILNFLRCNYAGATLKETAEKFNYHPNYLCALLRKETGKNFTELVRGYRLEKACLLLNHSDLPVSEVASLVGYSNISHFYRIFKEKYKVMPSKFRTAPFGQAAL is encoded by the coding sequence GTGTCAAAAGAAGGCCTTGTGAAAAACGAATATGGAGTCACGCGGAAGATGCCGCCGCCTGTTCCGCCGCATCAGAAGGATGACGTTGTGATTTGGGCCTATGACGGCGACAATATTTCAGGGATTCCGCGCGAGCGTGATTTCTTTGTATTCCAGTATATCTATAAAGGATATGTTTATGAGAACATAAACGGAAGGCTATTGCTGCTTCAGGAGGGAGACACCTTTCTCGCGCAGCCGAATGTCAGGCATTGCGTATCCAGGCAAAAGCTGTCCCCTGTTGCAGGAGATACCTGCGTCGTTTATTTTGCGATCAAAAAGGAGCTGTGCCTGCAGTCCTATTTATCCTATATACCCGAGGATACGGATATGCTGCACTTTTTTATCAATCCCCTGGGCAGCGGTAATATTGGTCAATATATGGTGGTAAAGGGGAAGAAGAACGTTGATATACGCCGGATCATAGAAAACATCCTGCTTGAATATACACGGATGGATCGTTTTTATACGCGTGTTCTCGACGGATTGTTTGTGACGCTGATTTCGCTGCTCGCAAGGAATTGCACGATATGCAGCGTACATATGCAGAGAAATAACGTGATCTCGCCGATCCTTAATTTCCTTCGCTGCAATTATGCCGGCGCAACGCTGAAGGAGACCGCGGAAAAATTCAATTACCATCCGAACTATCTTTGCGCACTCCTGCGCAAAGAAACCGGAAAGAATTTTACCGAGCTGGTTCGCGGCTACAGGCTGGAAAAAGCCTGCCTTTTACTCAACCACTCCGACCTTCCGGTCAGCGAAGTCGCATCGCTCGTCGGCTATTCCAATATCAGTCATTTCTATAGGATATTCAAAGAAAAATATAAAGTTATGCCCTCAAAATTCCGTACGGCCCCTTTTGGGCAGGCCGCGCTTTGA
- a CDS encoding aminoacyl-tRNA deacylase, whose translation MMNLKQLKEYLAENKVVFELQEHEEPLTRAKDAAKYFDAELVAAVYVINTERGLAAMVVNAGRDSMDTESINYVLGYKVKGMADPKIVKQATGYEARFLPLIGHGLPILFDKGMTIHDYIYGSTGDPRYTIKLRPEDVIRLNNMLAFVE comes from the coding sequence ATGATGAACTTAAAGCAGCTGAAGGAATATCTTGCGGAGAACAAAGTCGTTTTCGAGTTGCAGGAGCATGAAGAGCCGCTCACCCGGGCAAAGGACGCGGCAAAATATTTCGACGCGGAGCTGGTTGCCGCCGTTTATGTAATCAATACGGAGCGCGGCCTTGCGGCGATGGTCGTGAATGCCGGGCGGGACAGCATGGATACCGAATCTATCAACTATGTGCTCGGTTATAAGGTGAAGGGTATGGCGGACCCGAAGATCGTCAAGCAGGCGACGGGCTACGAGGCGAGGTTCCTGCCGCTGATCGGTCATGGGTTGCCGATCCTGTTCGATAAGGGGATGACGATACACGACTATATTTACGGCAGCACGGGCGACCCGCGTTACACGATCAAGCTGCGGCCGGAGGATGTGATCCGGCTGAACAATATGCTGGCATTCGTGGAATAA
- a CDS encoding M3 family metallopeptidase — protein MKKQVRITALVTAILIMAALISGCSLARTIITETVDEISSGGARPAPSFSPQPFPSLAPQDTDATPFSEMEYVRPDADAAAARLCGLAEEVYACEDAQELKALFEEGEALYEEYNTMVRLASLKSTMDLTDETWLAEEAYTTQGFTAVDMAYEEYYVALYYSPFSEEIEQNWQPGYFDDIVQDEDWYADGTQELYGRESALLSEYAQQRQAAAVLWDGQELSYEDISGIEDADEYYAALAAWHEACAPGLEEIYVELVRTRMQLAEKLGFGSYTEMVFAQNRIDYTPEMMADMTGGIVEYLAPVYAETFDYPIEGEAEYEVWADFVQQTLYGMDDELGGNFQLMREYGLIDWEPRAGKTPGAYTTYLDSYHSPFILMSYTGDEYSMTTLIHEFGHFNNYLETGVTAEATDVSEIYSQALELLVANHYGEYFGEEIGYEMQYNALSDKLDSFVQQAYYTAVEQEVYSLGKEEVTPGAVEEIAARQAERFGLADFFYDDLYRYDWVTVPHIYELPYYTFAYATSADIAVQLWELSLTDEQAALDAYRALLSREESTDFIENAKAAGLASPFDEGEMRRMAELLQTYLSEEEWSGALVDAA, from the coding sequence ATGAAAAAACAGGTTCGGATTACAGCGCTTGTTACGGCAATTCTTATTATGGCGGCGCTCATAAGCGGATGCAGCCTTGCGCGCACCATTATTACGGAGACGGTGGATGAAATAAGCAGCGGCGGCGCGCGGCCGGCCCCGTCTTTTTCCCCGCAGCCGTTTCCGTCGCTCGCCCCGCAGGACACGGACGCCACGCCTTTTTCCGAAATGGAATATGTGCGGCCCGATGCGGACGCTGCTGCCGCGCGCCTCTGCGGGCTGGCGGAAGAAGTTTACGCGTGTGAAGACGCCCAGGAGTTAAAGGCCCTGTTTGAAGAGGGAGAGGCCCTCTATGAGGAATACAATACGATGGTGCGCCTCGCCTCGCTGAAGAGCACGATGGACCTTACGGACGAGACGTGGCTGGCAGAAGAAGCCTATACCACGCAGGGCTTCACCGCGGTGGATATGGCGTACGAGGAATACTATGTAGCGCTGTATTATTCCCCGTTCAGCGAAGAGATCGAACAAAACTGGCAGCCGGGATATTTCGACGATATCGTCCAGGACGAGGACTGGTACGCGGACGGAACGCAGGAGCTTTACGGGCGGGAGTCCGCCCTGCTTTCCGAATATGCGCAGCAGCGGCAGGCCGCTGCGGTGCTGTGGGACGGGCAGGAGCTTTCCTACGAGGACATCAGCGGGATTGAAGATGCCGATGAATACTATGCGGCGCTTGCCGCGTGGCACGAAGCGTGCGCGCCCGGGCTGGAAGAAATCTATGTAGAGCTTGTCAGGACGCGGATGCAGCTTGCTGAAAAACTTGGGTTTGGAAGCTATACGGAAATGGTGTTTGCACAGAACCGTATCGATTATACGCCTGAAATGATGGCGGATATGACCGGCGGGATCGTGGAATACCTTGCGCCGGTCTATGCCGAGACGTTTGATTACCCGATCGAAGGGGAAGCGGAATATGAGGTGTGGGCCGATTTTGTGCAGCAGACGCTTTATGGCATGGATGACGAGCTCGGCGGCAATTTCCAGCTGATGCGGGAGTATGGCCTCATCGACTGGGAGCCGCGTGCGGGGAAAACCCCGGGGGCGTACACGACCTATCTCGACAGCTACCATTCGCCTTTCATACTGATGTCTTATACGGGCGATGAATACAGCATGACAACGCTGATCCATGAATTCGGGCATTTCAATAACTACCTTGAAACGGGTGTGACTGCGGAGGCGACAGACGTTTCGGAAATTTATTCCCAGGCGCTGGAGCTTCTGGTGGCAAACCACTACGGCGAATATTTCGGGGAAGAAATCGGATACGAGATGCAGTATAACGCGCTGTCGGATAAGTTGGATTCGTTTGTCCAGCAGGCCTATTATACGGCGGTAGAGCAGGAAGTATATTCCCTTGGGAAGGAAGAAGTTACGCCCGGGGCCGTGGAAGAGATCGCCGCGCGCCAGGCGGAGCGCTTTGGGCTTGCGGATTTTTTCTACGACGATTTGTACAGGTATGACTGGGTTACCGTGCCGCATATCTATGAATTGCCCTACTACACGTTTGCCTATGCGACGTCGGCCGATATTGCGGTCCAGCTGTGGGAGCTTTCCCTGACGGACGAACAGGCCGCCCTCGATGCTTATCGGGCGCTCCTCAGCCGGGAAGAGAGCACGGACTTTATCGAAAATGCAAAGGCGGCAGGGCTTGCAAGCCCGTTTGACGAAGGAGAGATGCGGCGCATGGCGGAGCTGCTGCAAACCTACCTGTCGGAGGAAGAATGGAGCGGCGCGCTGGTAGACGCGGCATGA
- a CDS encoding ABC transporter permease produces the protein MNQITTGKSEFNNFKVRFMGALKTNGGVILAFIIVFVIASIVSSKFLTFNNQMIILRTISTTALCAFAMTFVVLTSGIDLSVGSFMSLAGCLTTILISWYAVPSFLAILVSIGVGLAFGAANGLIITKMNMPPFIATLATMNIMRGISYTITGGKPVSVTADSLFENIGAGFLGQVPIAVIYVVIAFVFLWMLLNRTRFGRHIYAVGGNLTAAKYSGINTDKTIFLAYVLTGVFSAFGGIILVSRLNSGQPTIGEGAELDAIAACIVGGTSLSGGSGTLTGTLIGAVLMGVISNILNLVGVNAFVQLIVKGLIIIFSVYINTIRKPVKRAKSAES, from the coding sequence ATGAATCAGATTACAACGGGAAAAAGCGAATTCAATAATTTCAAAGTGCGCTTCATGGGGGCGCTGAAAACAAACGGAGGCGTAATTCTTGCGTTTATTATCGTATTTGTTATCGCCTCGATTGTCTCGTCAAAGTTTTTGACATTCAATAACCAGATGATAATCCTGAGGACGATCTCCACAACGGCGCTGTGTGCCTTTGCCATGACCTTTGTCGTGCTTACAAGCGGAATCGACCTTTCGGTGGGATCGTTTATGTCCCTTGCGGGGTGCCTGACGACCATATTGATTTCATGGTATGCGGTTCCCTCGTTCCTGGCTATATTGGTTTCGATCGGGGTAGGCCTGGCATTTGGCGCGGCAAACGGCCTGATTATAACAAAGATGAATATGCCGCCGTTTATTGCAACTCTGGCAACGATGAATATTATGCGCGGGATCTCGTATACGATCACTGGCGGCAAACCTGTTTCCGTAACGGCGGACAGCCTGTTTGAAAATATAGGCGCGGGATTCCTTGGGCAAGTGCCGATTGCCGTTATCTATGTCGTTATTGCATTTGTATTTCTGTGGATGCTTCTGAACAGGACGAGATTCGGCCGCCATATCTATGCGGTGGGCGGCAATCTTACAGCCGCTAAATATTCGGGAATCAACACGGATAAAACGATTTTTCTCGCTTATGTGCTGACGGGTGTTTTTTCCGCCTTCGGCGGAATCATATTGGTATCGCGCCTGAATTCGGGCCAGCCGACAATAGGCGAAGGCGCCGAACTGGATGCGATCGCCGCCTGCATTGTGGGCGGGACAAGCCTTTCAGGCGGCTCGGGCACACTGACCGGAACGTTGATCGGCGCAGTATTGATGGGCGTTATCAGCAATATCCTGAACCTAGTGGGAGTCAATGCCTTTGTGCAGCTGATCGTAAAAGGACTTATCATTATCTTCTCGGTATATATCAATACAATACGCAAGCCGGTGAAGAGGGCCAAAAGTGCGGAAAGCTGA
- a CDS encoding substrate-binding domain-containing protein: MKKLVVLSLALLIVFATLLTGCSGTAQPSAESEGPSASAEETAAEKEAESSAAAETGEKRTIGTVVLDGTNPHCTLFEEGFRSIVEDKYGDEAIVLDAVGDPETLINCISDLMSQQVDGIVLEACDDEAPIAILKEVKAMGIPVAAADMYLQTTEDEGLVLSQTISQNYEAGVAVAEDLIERAGGEEMNVCIMEMKQNSSGMMRIDGFVDTIAGHDNIKILEQSQPSEDSVEAKLELAEIWVQKYDNIDAIFAYHDVAALAAVQALKAANMLDGVLVYGVDGSPDAMTSIKNGEMTGTSKQQPDQMAISSAEDVYTVLNGGTIDHEWEVYIPTIFVDASNVDEYL, from the coding sequence ATGAAAAAGCTAGTAGTATTGTCGCTCGCGCTGCTGATTGTTTTTGCAACGCTTTTAACAGGGTGCTCAGGGACGGCGCAGCCTTCAGCGGAATCTGAAGGGCCTTCGGCGTCGGCAGAAGAGACGGCGGCGGAAAAGGAAGCGGAAAGCTCCGCAGCAGCGGAAACGGGAGAAAAAAGAACGATCGGCACGGTCGTTTTGGATGGAACCAATCCGCACTGCACATTGTTTGAAGAAGGATTCAGGAGCATTGTGGAAGACAAATATGGCGACGAAGCAATCGTATTGGATGCGGTAGGAGATCCGGAAACGCTAATCAACTGCATTTCGGACCTGATGTCACAGCAGGTAGACGGTATTGTATTGGAGGCGTGCGACGATGAAGCGCCGATCGCCATTCTGAAGGAAGTCAAGGCAATGGGGATTCCGGTAGCGGCAGCCGATATGTATCTGCAGACAACGGAAGATGAAGGACTGGTTCTCTCGCAGACCATCTCGCAGAATTATGAGGCCGGCGTCGCCGTGGCGGAGGACCTGATTGAACGAGCGGGCGGCGAGGAAATGAACGTGTGCATCATGGAAATGAAGCAGAACAGCAGCGGAATGATGCGTATAGACGGTTTTGTCGATACCATCGCAGGACATGACAATATTAAAATCCTGGAACAGTCTCAGCCCAGCGAGGATTCCGTGGAAGCAAAACTGGAACTGGCAGAAATTTGGGTGCAAAAATACGATAATATCGACGCGATATTCGCGTACCATGACGTTGCTGCCCTTGCAGCCGTACAGGCTCTGAAAGCGGCAAATATGCTGGATGGGGTTCTGGTCTACGGCGTGGATGGATCGCCGGACGCAATGACGTCGATCAAAAATGGGGAAATGACTGGAACAAGCAAACAGCAGCCGGATCAAATGGCAATTTCCTCGGCGGAAGATGTGTATACCGTGCTGAACGGCGGGACCATCGATCATGAGTGGGAAGTATATATTCCTACGATCTTTGTGGACGCTTCCAATGTGGACGAGTATCTGTAA
- a CDS encoding rhamnulokinase, which yields MKRNQLNLLALDLGSSNGRGILGRFDGEKITLEEIHRFENSYIEMGGMVYWDILHIFSNIKRAFQKFSLMNTGGLACFGIDAWGNDYGLIDKNGRLLSDARSARHTTAEDMERVHQIVPGLELFYQTGNSSYTINTLYQLYRRVCEGDPGIENANAMLMIPDLLAFFCTGEMHSEYTISTTTAMYNPTLKDWNRETIRRLGIPERILQPIAAPGTLCGELLPSVAAAASLKRVPCALVGSHDTASAAAAVPVSDNKENYAFCSSGTWSLFGIETDTPIFQDEMYENGFSNEGTVQGGFRPLKNITGLWLLQECRKEWRRNGKDLSYGEITAAAQRSAPLRSLIDPGHSDFFGVTSMPAQIAQYCKRTGQPVPRTEGETARCICESLALKYRWTIERLEAITGRPIERLYIVGGGTQNKLLNQMTADCTGKPVTAGPVEGACVGNLLTQAMALGEISNIGELREVVRNSFILEEYEPKQSAMWNDAFERMEAISGSRDLPEK from the coding sequence ATGAAAAGAAACCAGTTGAACCTGCTTGCATTGGATCTCGGATCCAGCAACGGGAGAGGAATACTTGGACGCTTTGACGGAGAAAAGATAACGCTCGAAGAAATTCACAGGTTTGAGAACAGCTATATCGAGATGGGCGGAATGGTATATTGGGACATCCTGCACATTTTTTCCAATATCAAGCGCGCATTCCAAAAATTCAGCCTGATGAATACCGGCGGGCTCGCATGTTTTGGGATAGACGCATGGGGAAACGACTATGGCCTGATCGACAAAAACGGCAGGCTGCTTTCCGACGCGCGCAGCGCCCGGCATACGACTGCTGAAGATATGGAGCGCGTCCATCAGATCGTTCCGGGCCTCGAGCTTTTTTACCAAACCGGTAACTCCAGCTATACGATCAATACGCTCTATCAGCTTTACCGCAGGGTATGCGAAGGCGATCCCGGGATAGAAAATGCCAATGCCATGCTTATGATCCCGGATCTTTTGGCGTTCTTCTGCACCGGAGAGATGCACAGCGAATATACCATCTCTACGACGACGGCCATGTATAATCCGACTTTAAAGGACTGGAACCGCGAGACCATCCGCAGGCTCGGCATACCCGAGCGTATCCTTCAACCGATCGCAGCGCCGGGCACACTTTGCGGTGAGCTCCTGCCCTCGGTTGCGGCTGCCGCTTCTTTAAAGCGCGTTCCATGCGCCCTTGTCGGTTCGCATGATACAGCTTCGGCCGCCGCGGCGGTACCGGTATCGGACAACAAGGAAAACTATGCTTTTTGTTCTTCCGGAACATGGTCTTTATTTGGTATTGAGACCGATACTCCCATTTTCCAGGATGAAATGTATGAGAATGGTTTTTCCAACGAGGGAACGGTGCAGGGAGGCTTCCGCCCGCTTAAAAATATAACCGGGCTCTGGCTCCTCCAGGAATGCCGCAAGGAATGGAGACGCAATGGAAAAGACCTTTCGTACGGCGAAATCACGGCGGCGGCACAACGTTCCGCGCCGCTTCGTTCCCTGATCGACCCGGGCCACAGCGATTTTTTCGGCGTGACAAGTATGCCCGCGCAAATCGCCCAATATTGTAAAAGGACCGGCCAGCCGGTCCCCCGGACGGAGGGCGAGACCGCCCGCTGCATTTGCGAAAGCCTGGCCCTTAAATACCGTTGGACCATAGAGCGCCTCGAGGCCATTACCGGCAGGCCTATAGAACGCCTTTATATTGTCGGCGGAGGAACACAAAACAAATTACTCAACCAAATGACTGCCGACTGCACCGGGAAGCCGGTTACAGCGGGGCCGGTTGAAGGGGCATGCGTCGGCAACCTCCTTACCCAGGCGATGGCGCTGGGAGAGATCTCAAATATCGGCGAGCTGCGCGAAGTTGTCCGCAATTCTTTTATTCTTGAGGAATATGAGCCAAAACAAAGCGCCATGTGGAACGACGCGTTCGAGAGAATGGAAGCGATTTCCGGGAGCAGGGACCTGCCGGAGAAATAA
- a CDS encoding transaldolase family protein, with protein sequence MIYSKRLAQESPTRFFVNNPTPSEAKGALEIGNVIGMVTNGNYLQRMLTMPETRDDTVAVIDKYIKEGIDDDQLIVALAAQHAVSRCAKYFMPLYEQSQGELGWAAIQGNPNRDTDYDFMVEEARRFYQGVPNMRVKFPATAEAVQALETMTAQGRATLATCGFSVQYGVEAMEAYARGCRKAKTAVPRLYVTILAGHVDEYLEKYVKANGVAIDQDILANAGCEIAKELYKTWYENYRDINCRILGGCREAYHFTEMVPGDMAVTVNYDFIQKLNELDPPLTPRIGQRVSKEIFAELSDKLPAFAYSVSHAGKEYLHWSMVPTSLYFRNYVRKGWNNAAAMVRERRVLFR encoded by the coding sequence ATGATTTATTCCAAACGTCTCGCACAAGAAAGCCCAACCCGTTTCTTTGTCAACAATCCAACGCCTTCCGAAGCGAAGGGGGCGCTGGAAATCGGAAATGTGATTGGTATGGTTACCAATGGGAATTATCTCCAGCGGATGCTGACAATGCCGGAGACACGGGACGATACGGTCGCCGTAATTGACAAATATATCAAGGAAGGCATCGATGACGATCAGCTGATCGTTGCGCTTGCGGCCCAGCATGCGGTCAGCAGGTGCGCGAAATATTTTATGCCGCTGTATGAGCAATCGCAGGGCGAGCTTGGCTGGGCAGCGATACAGGGAAATCCAAACCGCGATACGGATTATGATTTTATGGTGGAAGAGGCCAGGCGTTTTTATCAGGGCGTACCCAATATGCGCGTTAAATTTCCGGCGACGGCGGAAGCGGTGCAGGCGCTTGAAACCATGACCGCACAAGGCAGGGCAACGCTCGCGACCTGCGGATTTTCCGTTCAATATGGCGTGGAAGCGATGGAGGCCTATGCCCGCGGATGCAGAAAAGCGAAGACCGCCGTTCCGCGGCTGTACGTCACAATATTAGCCGGGCACGTCGATGAATACCTGGAAAAGTACGTTAAAGCAAATGGCGTTGCCATAGATCAGGATATCCTCGCGAACGCAGGATGCGAAATCGCAAAAGAGCTTTATAAAACGTGGTATGAGAATTATCGCGATATAAATTGCCGGATACTTGGGGGGTGCCGTGAGGCGTATCATTTTACGGAGATGGTTCCGGGGGATATGGCCGTTACCGTGAATTACGATTTCATTCAGAAGCTGAATGAACTTGATCCGCCTCTTACTCCCCGTATCGGCCAGCGCGTAAGCAAAGAAATATTTGCGGAGCTTTCGGACAAGCTTCCAGCCTTCGCTTATTCAGTGTCACATGCTGGCAAGGAATACCTCCATTGGTCCATGGTGCCAACCTCTCTGTATTTCAGAAACTATGTGCGCAAAGGCTGGAATAATGCCGCGGCAATGGTAAGGGAACGGCGCGTATTGTTCCGGTAG
- a CDS encoding VOC family protein encodes MKDNIFEIDHYAITVRDLKKTREFYESILGFEFAGQLLTEDGNDVLAYPSYEDLTGVPGVKFKIMFMKGYGITLEFLEYVYPEEIVIDTKPYIRGTAHLCFHAKDAQKAYEELSRKGVELCAGKAVRIEGGTHEGVCAFYFKDPDGFLLEIKTEAGD; translated from the coding sequence ATGAAAGATAATATTTTTGAGATCGACCACTATGCGATTACGGTGCGCGACTTGAAAAAGACCCGGGAATTTTATGAAAGCATATTAGGGTTCGAGTTTGCAGGCCAATTACTAACAGAGGATGGAAACGATGTTCTGGCGTATCCCTCCTATGAAGACCTGACGGGAGTTCCGGGCGTTAAATTTAAGATTATGTTCATGAAGGGCTATGGAATTACCCTGGAATTTCTGGAATATGTTTATCCGGAAGAGATCGTGATCGATACGAAACCATATATACGCGGAACGGCCCATCTTTGTTTCCATGCGAAAGATGCACAAAAAGCCTACGAAGAACTGAGCAGGAAGGGCGTAGAGCTTTGCGCGGGCAAAGCGGTTCGCATCGAAGGCGGGACGCATGAAGGAGTATGCGCCTTCTATTTTAAGGACCCGGACGGCTTCCTTCTCGAAATCAAGACGGAAGCCGGAGACTGA